One genomic window of Gemmatimonadales bacterium includes the following:
- the paaZ gene encoding phenylacetic acid degradation bifunctional protein PaaZ has product MRTLASYAQGQWVAGAGKAATLLHAVTGEPVAQASSEGLDFRTMLEYGRRVGGPVLRKMTFHERARMIKALAAYLMERKEEFYEVSKATGATRNDSWVDIEGGFGTLFTFASKGRRELPDETFYIDGDLEPLSKGGTFVGRHIAVPLEGVAVHINAYNFPVWGMLEKLAPTFLGGMPSIVKPATATSFLTESVVRAIIESKILPEGALQLIVGGVGDLFEYLTLQDVVTFTGSAATGRKLRAHPKIIEESIRFNMEADSLNFCMLGPDDAPGTPEFDLFIKEVAREMTLKSGQRCTAIRRTFVPEPLVGAVIEALSKRLGGATLGDPSVDGVRMGPLATRGQVAEVRKNVELLKSAATIAYGSLDDFTVKGADKDKGAFFAPVLLHCADPLGSEYVHDVEAFGPVNTVMGYRNVDEAIELTKRGKGSLVGSLFTADNRVAREIVLGTAAYHGRLLVINRHSAGESTGHGSPMPHLIHGGPGRAGGGEEMGGIRGVMHYLQRTAIQGSPETLTRITNLWMKGADTPTDVAHPFSKYFDDIKIGDTLFTHRRTVTEADVVNFAGISGDYFYAHTDEIAAKESPLFGRRVAHGYFVLSAAAGLFVYPPKGPVLANYGLERLRFTKPVYPGDTIAVRFTAKQKTLKETPADGVPQGVVEWDVEVTNQEGEICAVYSILTLVERRPAA; this is encoded by the coding sequence GTGCGTACGCTAGCTTCTTATGCGCAGGGACAGTGGGTGGCTGGAGCGGGCAAGGCGGCTACGCTGCTGCATGCCGTGACCGGCGAACCAGTGGCGCAAGCGTCCAGTGAAGGACTCGACTTCAGAACGATGCTCGAGTACGGCCGCCGAGTCGGCGGACCGGTGCTGCGCAAGATGACGTTCCACGAACGCGCCAGGATGATCAAGGCGCTGGCCGCGTACCTGATGGAGCGGAAGGAAGAGTTCTACGAGGTCTCCAAGGCCACCGGCGCAACCCGGAATGATTCCTGGGTCGATATCGAAGGCGGGTTCGGCACGCTCTTTACCTTTGCGAGCAAGGGTCGACGCGAGCTTCCCGACGAGACCTTCTACATCGATGGCGACCTCGAGCCGCTCTCGAAGGGGGGCACCTTCGTCGGCCGCCACATTGCGGTGCCGCTCGAAGGCGTGGCCGTCCACATCAACGCCTACAACTTCCCCGTCTGGGGCATGCTGGAAAAGCTGGCCCCGACCTTCCTCGGCGGAATGCCGTCGATCGTCAAGCCGGCCACCGCGACGAGCTTCCTGACCGAGTCCGTGGTGCGGGCCATCATCGAGTCGAAGATCCTGCCGGAAGGGGCGCTGCAGCTGATTGTCGGCGGCGTGGGCGACCTGTTCGAATATCTGACTCTACAGGACGTGGTGACCTTCACGGGCTCCGCGGCAACCGGTCGCAAGCTGCGCGCGCACCCCAAGATCATCGAGGAGTCGATCCGCTTCAACATGGAGGCGGACTCGCTCAATTTCTGCATGCTGGGCCCCGACGACGCGCCGGGCACGCCCGAGTTCGACCTGTTCATCAAAGAGGTCGCTCGGGAGATGACGCTCAAGTCGGGACAGCGCTGCACCGCGATTCGCCGCACCTTCGTGCCCGAGCCGCTGGTCGGCGCCGTGATCGAGGCGCTGAGTAAGCGACTCGGCGGCGCCACGTTAGGCGATCCCTCGGTCGACGGCGTCCGGATGGGCCCACTCGCCACGCGGGGACAGGTGGCCGAGGTGCGGAAGAACGTCGAGCTGCTCAAGTCGGCGGCGACGATAGCGTACGGCAGCCTGGACGACTTTACGGTCAAAGGCGCCGACAAGGACAAGGGCGCCTTCTTTGCCCCGGTCCTGCTCCACTGCGCCGATCCGCTCGGCAGCGAGTACGTGCACGACGTCGAAGCGTTCGGCCCGGTCAACACGGTCATGGGCTACCGTAACGTCGACGAAGCAATCGAGCTCACCAAGCGCGGCAAGGGCAGCCTGGTCGGCTCGCTCTTTACGGCTGACAACCGCGTGGCTCGTGAGATTGTGCTCGGCACGGCCGCCTATCACGGTCGCCTGCTCGTGATCAACCGCCACTCGGCCGGGGAGTCGACCGGCCACGGCTCGCCGATGCCGCACCTGATTCATGGCGGCCCGGGTCGCGCCGGTGGCGGCGAGGAAATGGGCGGTATTCGCGGGGTGATGCACTACCTGCAGCGCACCGCGATTCAGGGATCACCGGAGACCCTGACCCGAATCACCAATCTCTGGATGAAGGGCGCCGACACCCCGACCGACGTGGCGCATCCGTTCTCGAAGTATTTCGACGACATCAAGATCGGCGACACGCTGTTCACGCACCGGCGTACGGTCACCGAAGCGGACGTCGTGAACTTTGCTGGCATCTCGGGCGACTACTTCTACGCCCATACCGACGAGATTGCGGCCAAGGAGTCGCCGCTGTTCGGCAGGCGCGTGGCCCATGGGTACTTCGTGCTCTCCGCAGCTGCCGGCTTGTTCGTCTATCCGCCCAAGGGGCCGGTGCTGGCCAACTACGGCCTCGAACGGCTTCGCTTCACCAAGCCCGTCTACCCGGGTGATACGATTGCCGTCCGCTTTACGGCCAAGCAGAAAACTCTGAAGGAAACGCCGGCCGACGGCGTACCGCAGGGCGTGGTTGAATGGGATGTCGAGGTGACGAATCAGGAGGGGGAGATCTGCGCGGTCTACTCGATCCTGACGCTGGTGGAGCGCCGCCCGGCGGCCTGA
- a CDS encoding PQQ-dependent sugar dehydrogenase: MRHSWSLGVLAALGVGAVLADSGLAQTAGCTPLETRPTTAAGRPPAHPGMTRACAVQSRTAFDVVVVAQGLEHPWAVEPLPGGDFLVTEKPGRMRIVSAAGVIGDPIEGVPPVVYRVQGGLLDVALSPRFETDRTVFWSYTEPRADSLTGTSVARGVLSADRRRLEQVRVIFRSEPGSRLPGHFGSRLAFDRDGLLFVNLGDRFSPESRARAQDVDNHFGKIVRITADGGVPKDNPFVGRAGAAAEVWSYGHRNIQAAAFDTEGRLWEIEHGPAGGDELNLVQKGKNYGWPWATYGQDYSGQPMPNSTTTREGTEQPVYYWDPVIAPSGAQFYTGNAFPEWRGNLFIGGLGSARLVRVVIEKGRVTGEEHLLVDHRFRIRDVRQGPDGLLYLVTDQPKGELVKLVPRK; the protein is encoded by the coding sequence ATGCGTCATTCGTGGTCGTTAGGTGTTCTTGCGGCGCTTGGGGTGGGCGCCGTCCTTGCCGATAGCGGGCTTGCTCAGACGGCCGGCTGCACGCCGCTCGAGACGCGCCCGACCACGGCAGCGGGGCGTCCACCTGCGCACCCGGGTATGACGCGGGCCTGCGCGGTGCAGTCGCGAACGGCATTCGACGTTGTTGTCGTTGCGCAGGGACTGGAACATCCCTGGGCCGTCGAACCGCTGCCTGGCGGAGATTTCCTGGTCACCGAGAAGCCAGGACGGATGCGCATCGTCAGCGCAGCGGGTGTCATCGGTGATCCGATCGAGGGCGTGCCGCCCGTCGTGTACCGAGTCCAGGGCGGATTGCTCGATGTCGCGCTGAGTCCCCGTTTCGAAACTGACCGGACCGTCTTCTGGAGCTATACGGAACCTCGGGCCGATAGCCTGACTGGAACCAGCGTGGCCCGCGGTGTCCTCTCAGCCGATCGTCGTCGGCTGGAGCAGGTCCGCGTCATCTTCCGATCGGAGCCCGGTTCCAGGTTGCCCGGACACTTTGGATCGCGACTCGCGTTTGATCGCGACGGCTTGCTGTTTGTCAATCTTGGAGACCGGTTCAGTCCTGAGAGCCGGGCGCGAGCGCAGGATGTCGACAACCACTTCGGGAAGATCGTCCGGATCACGGCCGACGGCGGCGTACCAAAGGACAACCCGTTCGTTGGCAGAGCGGGCGCGGCAGCTGAGGTCTGGAGCTACGGCCATCGCAACATCCAGGCGGCTGCCTTCGACACCGAGGGGCGGCTCTGGGAAATCGAGCACGGGCCGGCCGGCGGCGATGAGCTCAATCTGGTGCAGAAGGGCAAGAACTACGGCTGGCCGTGGGCGACCTACGGGCAGGACTACTCGGGCCAGCCGATGCCCAACTCGACCACAACCCGTGAAGGTACCGAGCAGCCTGTCTACTATTGGGATCCGGTGATTGCGCCCTCCGGTGCGCAGTTCTATACCGGCAATGCCTTCCCCGAGTGGCGCGGCAATCTGTTCATCGGCGGACTCGGCTCGGCGCGCCTGGTGCGCGTGGTGATCGAGAAGGGTCGTGTCACCGGCGAAGAGCATTTGCTCGTCGACCATCGCTTCCGGATTCGGGATGTGCGGCAGGGGCCCGATGGCCTGCTGTACCTGGTCACGGATCAGCCCAAGGGCGAACTGGTCAAGCTGGTCCCTCGAAAGTAA
- a CDS encoding type II toxin-antitoxin system VapC family toxin has product MIFVDSNIPIYLVGADHPLKVDAQRILERAITDREKLVTSVEVFQEILHRYTALERRDAIQPAFDALSGVVDQVFDVTLADVERAKTIVLGRPALRARDALHVAVMERHRVTRVMSFDADFDRMPGLVRLR; this is encoded by the coding sequence ATGATCTTTGTCGACTCAAACATCCCGATATATCTCGTCGGCGCGGACCATCCGCTCAAGGTGGACGCGCAGCGGATCTTGGAGCGCGCCATCACCGATCGGGAAAAGCTGGTGACGAGCGTCGAGGTCTTTCAGGAAATCCTGCACCGCTATACAGCGCTCGAGCGCCGGGACGCGATCCAACCGGCGTTCGATGCGCTGTCCGGCGTGGTCGACCAGGTTTTCGATGTCACCCTGGCCGATGTCGAGCGCGCCAAGACGATCGTGCTGGGTCGGCCTGCGCTCCGGGCCCGCGATGCGCTGCACGTCGCTGTCATGGAGCGTCACCGGGTCACTCGGGTCATGTCGTTCGACGCCGACTTCGATCGCATGCCAGGGCTCGTGCGCCTGAGGTAA
- a CDS encoding ABC transporter permease, with protein sequence MSEWLARLRDRFQRGRLDAELGEELRFHHESLTRDGGAGAARRLGNLTQLKEDTRDMWSFRWLDELGQDVRYTMRSFRRTPGFTAAAVLTLALGVGATTAILSVVNGVLIRPLPYPNADRAVLVWTGDPRSPGTNLPFSLPDFVDLRQESKTLEQVAAFRSWNFTLAEQGEPEQLAGANVSPGLFEVLGVRPALGRTFARDEEQAGGVVIISDRLWRRRFGSDPALLGRSVVLNGVARTVIGVMPPGFHFPRGAELPSGFQFGNRTDLWAPLETSGLTPQLRGQRNLAVAALPRAGVDRAAVDADLGLVMRSLAERYPNYHAETTMRGAPILETAVAPVKPTLLVLLGAVGFLLLIACVNVSSLLLTRTEARRREIAVRTAIGAGSGRLTRQFFTENLVLAIVGGGLGALVAVLTKQALLNLAPIDLPRLDDVVIDWRVLSGIIALVAAIGTGLGALVASETRHADRSTLLRDGTRGSAGPKRHRARNGLVVLQVAVSVVLLAGAALLAQTLRNLQNQDPGFAPAGIISAKPILPVAASDFSRFLEASVRWRQVYRQAIDELAARPGIVQVAAISSLPLSGAWESNAFTVAGRPPLQAHERQFALFAGVSEQYFQTLRIPLVRGRYFDATDRDSSAASIIISEAAARAYWPNEDPIGARVEGMFGPPVTVVGIVGDVRHRDMVSAPVPMMYLPMSRYTTPAMTLVVRGEGAQAGTIATIRDVVRRLDPSVPVTAVAAVDDIVAESVARQRFSTILIGGFSLAAVVLAVLGLYGVISYSVAQRGKELGIRLALGAAPASVRRLVMKEGLTLAIAGTLLGLATTLLLGRTLTTLVYGVSPSDPLTLAGVTLLLLGVATVATFIPARRATRIDVVSVLRDE encoded by the coding sequence ATGAGCGAGTGGCTGGCCCGGCTTCGCGATCGCTTCCAGCGCGGGCGCCTCGACGCGGAGTTGGGCGAAGAACTTCGCTTCCACCATGAATCGCTGACACGAGATGGCGGCGCCGGCGCTGCGCGGCGCCTGGGCAACCTGACACAGCTCAAAGAGGACACGAGAGATATGTGGTCATTCCGCTGGCTGGACGAGTTGGGCCAGGATGTCCGCTACACCATGCGCAGCTTCAGGCGTACGCCCGGCTTTACGGCGGCGGCCGTGCTGACCCTGGCCCTGGGCGTCGGAGCCACCACCGCCATCCTGAGCGTCGTCAATGGCGTGCTGATCCGACCGCTGCCATATCCGAACGCCGATCGCGCCGTCCTCGTCTGGACCGGCGACCCGCGCTCACCCGGGACGAACCTGCCGTTCAGCCTGCCCGACTTCGTCGACCTGCGCCAGGAGAGCAAGACGTTGGAGCAGGTGGCCGCTTTCCGGAGCTGGAACTTTACCCTTGCCGAGCAAGGCGAACCCGAGCAGCTGGCCGGCGCCAACGTTTCACCCGGACTCTTCGAGGTCCTCGGAGTGCGCCCGGCCCTCGGCCGCACCTTCGCGCGCGACGAGGAGCAAGCGGGTGGCGTGGTCATCATCAGCGACCGGCTCTGGCGACGACGATTCGGGTCCGATCCCGCCTTGCTGGGCCGGTCGGTGGTGCTGAACGGCGTTGCCCGCACGGTCATCGGCGTGATGCCGCCCGGATTCCACTTTCCGCGCGGCGCCGAGCTGCCATCGGGATTCCAGTTCGGCAACCGGACCGACCTGTGGGCGCCGCTCGAGACTAGCGGCCTGACGCCGCAGCTCCGCGGTCAGCGGAACCTGGCCGTCGCGGCCTTGCCCAGAGCAGGCGTCGACCGGGCAGCCGTCGATGCAGACCTGGGCCTCGTGATGCGCTCCCTGGCCGAGCGCTATCCGAACTACCATGCGGAAACCACCATGAGGGGGGCGCCGATCCTGGAAACCGCCGTGGCCCCCGTCAAACCGACCCTGCTCGTGCTGCTCGGCGCCGTCGGATTCCTGCTCCTGATTGCGTGCGTCAACGTATCGAGTCTCCTGCTGACCCGAACCGAGGCACGGCGGCGGGAGATCGCTGTGCGGACCGCCATCGGCGCAGGCAGTGGCAGGTTGACCCGGCAATTCTTCACGGAAAACCTCGTCCTCGCGATCGTCGGCGGCGGACTGGGTGCCCTGGTTGCTGTGCTCACGAAGCAGGCGCTGCTCAACCTCGCGCCGATCGACCTGCCCCGACTCGACGATGTGGTCATCGACTGGCGCGTCCTGAGCGGCATCATCGCGCTGGTGGCCGCGATCGGCACTGGACTCGGCGCGCTGGTTGCTTCGGAAACGCGGCATGCCGACCGCAGCACTCTGCTGCGGGACGGCACGCGAGGCAGCGCGGGACCGAAACGGCATCGGGCTCGGAACGGACTCGTGGTCCTGCAGGTCGCCGTGTCCGTGGTGCTCCTGGCTGGCGCGGCTCTCCTGGCCCAGACGCTTCGCAACCTGCAGAATCAGGATCCCGGGTTCGCACCGGCAGGCATCATCTCGGCCAAGCCGATCCTTCCGGTTGCTGCCAGCGATTTCTCACGATTCCTCGAGGCCAGCGTTCGCTGGCGGCAGGTCTATCGACAGGCAATCGACGAGCTTGCCGCCCGACCGGGCATCGTCCAGGTCGCCGCGATCAGCAGCCTACCGCTGAGCGGCGCGTGGGAGTCGAACGCATTTACGGTTGCCGGGCGGCCGCCCCTTCAGGCGCACGAACGGCAGTTCGCGCTCTTTGCCGGGGTCTCCGAGCAGTACTTCCAGACCCTCCGCATTCCGCTCGTCCGGGGTCGCTACTTCGACGCAACCGACCGGGACTCGTCGGCAGCCTCGATCATCATCAGTGAGGCGGCGGCGCGCGCCTACTGGCCGAACGAGGACCCGATCGGAGCGCGGGTCGAGGGCATGTTCGGCCCGCCGGTCACAGTCGTCGGCATCGTCGGCGACGTGCGGCATCGTGATATGGTGTCGGCACCGGTGCCGATGATGTACCTGCCGATGTCTCGGTACACCACGCCGGCCATGACGCTGGTCGTGCGCGGAGAAGGGGCGCAGGCCGGCACGATCGCAACCATTCGGGATGTTGTCCGACGGCTCGATCCGAGCGTGCCGGTCACCGCAGTCGCGGCGGTCGACGACATCGTCGCCGAGTCGGTGGCTCGGCAGCGATTCAGCACGATCCTGATCGGTGGGTTCAGTCTGGCGGCGGTGGTGCTTGCCGTACTCGGGCTGTACGGGGTCATCAGCTACAGCGTCGCTCAGCGCGGCAAGGAACTGGGGATTCGGCTGGCACTCGGCGCGGCGCCAGCGTCGGTTAGACGGCTGGTGATGAAGGAGGGCCTCACCCTGGCTATCGCAGGTACGCTGCTCGGCTTGGCAACGACCCTCCTGCTCGGTCGCACGCTGACGACGCTGGTGTACGGCGTCAGTCCGAGCGACCCGCTCACCCTGGCGGGGGTCACACTCCTGCTGCTCGGCGTGGCGACCGTCGCCACCTTCATTCCTGCGCGGCGGGCAACTCGGATCGACGTGGTGAGCGTACTGCGAGACGAGTGA
- a CDS encoding ABC transporter permease: MTFRELLAKLRDWPRRDRLDAELAEELRFHRAQLERDDGSAAVRRLGNLTRLKENTRDMWSIRWLDDLLQDIRYALRGLRRSPGFAATVILTLGLGIGANAAMFGVIDRLMFRPYPYLRDPATVDRVYLQLSGRNDATTTSVSFPYTRYLDLRRWTSSFSESAAFVAARHAIGSGEDAREHPVYGVSASFFDFFEARPAAGRFFGPAEDALPAGTDVVVLGHRFWQAELGGRNVLGETIQIGSARYQVVGVAPPGFVGVAQTRDPAVFIPITAYAVHEGWGAPTDYHHQYTWDWTEMMVRRKPGIDRDQATADLTAAFVRSRVAARAVHPNFLQTERASPRAMAGPLQTAAGPDAGLEMRTLLWVAGVAAIVLIIACANVANLYLARAVGRRRELALRLALGVSRGRLVRQALTESLLLSLIGCAAGLLAAQWAGIGLQRMFLPFASSFDVVTDWRTLGLASAAALLAAVATGVAPVLFARRELPASRLTTGSRAGSADRSHARSMLLVAQAALSVLLLVGAGLFVRSLVRVQALPAGFDPEPVLLMVWERRGSATSPAERIAVRDHILEAAHRLPAVEAAAWVSSVPMQGTSTFGLAVPGIDSVTRLGRFSYQIASHRYFDVVKTRILRGRAFTGADRDGSPPVVVVSAAMAQTLWPDRDPLGQCIRVGWMNRPPETMPCTTVIGVAEDALQDPLAERTLRYYLPQAQLDEGGWQLALRIRGDARAEAEGIRRALQRELPGLSYLYVQAMGDMYTQRHRSWRMGATMFLAFGALALVVAAIGLYGVMGYDVAQRMHELGVRTALGAQRANLVALVLRRALTLTLAGVAAGLVLALILSGWIEPLLFRQSARDPLVYGGVSLVLVLVALIATALPTLRATRADPNTVLRSD, encoded by the coding sequence ATGACCTTCCGCGAGCTGCTGGCCAAGCTGCGCGACTGGCCCAGGCGCGACCGGCTCGATGCCGAGCTGGCTGAGGAGCTGCGCTTTCACCGGGCACAGCTGGAGCGCGACGACGGCTCGGCAGCCGTCCGCCGGTTGGGCAACCTGACCCGCCTCAAAGAGAACACCCGGGATATGTGGTCGATCCGCTGGCTCGACGATCTGCTGCAGGACATTCGATATGCCCTGCGCGGTCTCCGTCGCTCGCCCGGATTCGCGGCAACGGTCATCCTGACGCTCGGGCTTGGCATCGGCGCCAACGCGGCGATGTTCGGGGTGATCGACCGGCTGATGTTCCGGCCCTATCCGTACCTGCGCGATCCTGCCACGGTGGATCGGGTCTATCTGCAGCTCAGCGGTCGCAACGACGCCACCACCACTTCGGTGAGTTTCCCCTATACCCGCTATCTCGATCTGCGGCGCTGGACATCATCCTTTTCCGAATCCGCGGCGTTCGTGGCGGCACGCCATGCGATCGGGAGCGGTGAGGATGCGCGGGAACACCCTGTCTATGGCGTGAGCGCCTCGTTCTTCGACTTCTTCGAGGCGCGACCTGCAGCAGGCCGATTCTTCGGGCCGGCCGAGGATGCACTGCCGGCGGGCACCGACGTCGTGGTGCTCGGCCATCGATTCTGGCAGGCCGAGCTCGGCGGCCGGAACGTTTTGGGCGAAACGATCCAGATCGGCTCCGCACGTTACCAGGTAGTGGGTGTGGCACCGCCCGGCTTCGTGGGCGTCGCGCAGACCCGCGATCCGGCCGTCTTCATTCCGATCACGGCCTACGCGGTCCACGAAGGCTGGGGAGCCCCGACCGACTACCATCATCAGTACACCTGGGACTGGACCGAGATGATGGTCCGCCGTAAGCCGGGCATCGATCGTGACCAGGCGACCGCGGACCTGACCGCGGCGTTCGTCCGGAGCCGGGTGGCCGCGCGCGCGGTGCATCCGAACTTCCTGCAGACCGAACGCGCCAGCCCGCGCGCGATGGCCGGGCCACTGCAGACGGCGGCCGGGCCGGACGCCGGCCTCGAGATGCGCACGCTGCTCTGGGTCGCGGGCGTCGCCGCGATCGTGCTGATCATCGCCTGCGCCAACGTCGCCAATCTGTATCTGGCGCGCGCGGTCGGCCGGCGGCGGGAGCTCGCATTGCGCCTCGCGTTGGGGGTAAGCCGCGGGCGTCTGGTCCGCCAAGCGCTCACCGAGAGCCTGCTGCTCTCGCTGATCGGCTGCGCCGCCGGTCTGCTCGCCGCGCAATGGGCCGGCATCGGGCTCCAGCGGATGTTCCTGCCATTCGCGAGTTCGTTCGACGTGGTAACCGACTGGCGGACCCTGGGCCTCGCCAGCGCCGCTGCGCTGCTGGCGGCAGTAGCCACAGGGGTCGCTCCCGTACTGTTCGCCCGGCGCGAGTTGCCCGCAAGCCGGCTCACGACGGGCAGCCGCGCCGGCTCGGCGGACCGGTCGCACGCCCGATCGATGCTCCTGGTGGCGCAAGCTGCGCTTTCCGTCCTCCTGCTGGTGGGCGCCGGCCTCTTCGTGCGCAGCTTGGTGCGCGTTCAGGCGCTGCCGGCCGGCTTCGATCCCGAACCGGTACTCCTGATGGTCTGGGAACGCCGCGGCTCGGCGACTAGCCCGGCCGAACGCATCGCCGTTCGCGACCACATCCTCGAGGCGGCCCACCGGCTTCCCGCCGTCGAGGCCGCGGCGTGGGTCTCCAGCGTCCCGATGCAGGGCACCTCGACATTCGGTCTCGCCGTGCCAGGCATCGATTCGGTGACGCGCCTCGGACGGTTCAGCTATCAGATTGCTTCGCACCGGTACTTCGACGTAGTGAAGACCCGCATCCTCCGCGGCCGGGCCTTTACCGGCGCCGACCGGGACGGCAGCCCGCCGGTCGTCGTGGTAAGCGCCGCGATGGCGCAGACCTTGTGGCCCGACCGGGATCCGCTGGGCCAATGCATTCGCGTGGGCTGGATGAACCGGCCGCCCGAGACGATGCCCTGCACCACCGTGATCGGTGTCGCCGAGGATGCGCTGCAGGACCCGTTGGCGGAGCGCACCTTGCGTTACTACCTGCCGCAGGCCCAGCTCGACGAGGGCGGCTGGCAGCTTGCGCTCCGCATCCGAGGTGACGCCCGCGCCGAGGCGGAGGGCATCCGGCGGGCGCTGCAGCGGGAGCTGCCCGGCCTGTCCTACCTCTACGTACAGGCCATGGGCGACATGTATACCCAGCGCCACCGCTCCTGGCGGATGGGCGCCACGATGTTTCTGGCCTTCGGCGCGTTGGCGCTGGTGGTGGCTGCGATCGGCCTATACGGGGTGATGGGATACGACGTGGCGCAACGGATGCACGAGCTCGGTGTCCGTACGGCGCTCGGCGCGCAGCGCGCGAACCTGGTCGCCCTGGTGCTCAGGCGCGCACTCACGCTCACGCTCGCCGGCGTGGCTGCGGGCCTCGTCCTGGCGCTGATCCTCTCCGGGTGGATCGAGCCGCTCCTGTTCCGGCAGTCGGCGCGCGACCCCCTCGTCTACGGCGGTGTTAGCCTGGTACTGGTGCTGGTGGCCCTCATCGCCACCGCCCTGCCGACCCTGCGGGCAACGCGGGCCGACCCCAACACCGTCCTGCGGAGCGACTGA
- a CDS encoding PadR family transcriptional regulator: MAPDSKRDLLPGTLDMLILKTLTAQSMHGYGIAQHIQRLSQDVLKVEEGSLYPALQRMRQKGWIKAEWGVTPNNQRARYYTVTTAGRRQLGEQESGFADLVAAIARVMKPAQ, encoded by the coding sequence ATGGCGCCCGATTCCAAGCGCGATCTCCTCCCCGGCACGCTCGACATGTTGATCCTGAAGACCCTCACCGCACAGTCGATGCACGGTTACGGCATCGCGCAGCACATCCAGCGGCTCTCACAGGACGTGCTCAAGGTCGAGGAAGGGTCGCTCTATCCGGCCCTGCAGCGGATGCGACAGAAGGGCTGGATCAAGGCCGAGTGGGGGGTAACGCCCAACAACCAGCGGGCGCGGTACTACACCGTCACGACGGCCGGTCGCCGACAGCTCGGTGAGCAGGAAAGCGGCTTTGCCGACTTGGTCGCAGCCATTGCGCGGGTCATGAAGCCAGCCCAATGA
- a CDS encoding amidohydrolase, whose translation MMRSRCVLLGALLAAAAVPAGAQTGTRAAGADRRLEPLKREALALVEARAKLVQEINDQIFSYGELGFQESETSRYLVGLLRNEGFTVTEGISGMPTAWVATWGSGKPVIALGSDIDAIPQASQMPGVACRVPLVDGAPGHGEGHNSGQAVVIAAALAVKGLMERERLPGTIKIWPGVAEEQLGAKAFFARDGLFKDVDVSFFTHVFHNFTTPSEAPNGYSGLVSLLYTFQGASAHSAGAPWRGRSALDAVELMNVGMNYRREHLGLDHRSHYTVRDGGDQPNVVPSTASVWYFLREIEASGVRSVWAVADSVARGAAMMTGTTLASTRVLGAAWPPHFNRPVAEAMGANIKRVGMPKWSDDDVRFAKAIQRELKMPERGLDTIARGLDRPPPAAERRGGGSDDIGDVSWSVPTVQLFYPSNVPGTPGHNWADAIAMATPIAHKGATAGAKALALTMIDVLLTPALVTAAWDYFRNEQTKDLKYEPFVRAEDRPAVELNGPILARYRDRMRPYYYDAAKYPTYLDQLGVSYPTLRAADGSCGPRPRP comes from the coding sequence ATGATGCGGTCTCGTTGCGTCCTCCTTGGAGCACTTCTGGCTGCGGCTGCGGTGCCAGCCGGCGCACAAACTGGCACGCGAGCGGCCGGTGCCGACCGCCGGCTCGAGCCGCTCAAGCGCGAAGCACTGGCCCTGGTCGAGGCACGCGCCAAGCTGGTCCAGGAAATCAACGACCAGATCTTCAGCTACGGCGAGCTCGGTTTCCAGGAATCGGAAACGTCGCGCTATCTCGTCGGACTCCTGCGCAATGAGGGCTTCACGGTCACCGAGGGCATCTCCGGGATGCCGACCGCGTGGGTGGCGACGTGGGGTTCGGGTAAGCCGGTCATTGCGCTCGGTTCTGATATCGACGCGATTCCGCAGGCCTCGCAGATGCCGGGCGTTGCCTGCCGGGTACCGTTGGTGGACGGCGCCCCTGGTCACGGCGAGGGTCACAACTCCGGCCAGGCGGTGGTGATCGCGGCAGCGCTCGCGGTCAAAGGGCTGATGGAACGGGAGCGGCTGCCGGGCACGATCAAGATCTGGCCTGGGGTTGCCGAGGAGCAGCTCGGTGCCAAGGCGTTCTTCGCGCGCGACGGGCTCTTCAAGGACGTCGACGTCAGCTTCTTTACTCATGTCTTCCACAACTTCACGACGCCGTCGGAAGCCCCGAATGGGTACAGCGGCCTTGTCTCGCTCCTGTACACATTCCAAGGCGCCAGTGCGCACAGCGCCGGGGCGCCCTGGCGCGGCCGGAGTGCGCTCGACGCGGTCGAGCTGATGAACGTGGGGATGAACTATCGGCGCGAGCATCTCGGGCTCGACCACCGGTCCCACTATACGGTCCGGGATGGCGGGGATCAGCCTAACGTGGTTCCGTCGACCGCGTCGGTCTGGTACTTCCTGCGCGAGATCGAGGCGTCCGGCGTCCGGAGCGTCTGGGCCGTGGCCGACTCGGTGGCCCGGGGCGCCGCGATGATGACCGGCACCACCCTCGCGAGCACCCGCGTGCTCGGTGCCGCGTGGCCGCCCCATTTCAACCGGCCCGTGGCGGAAGCCATGGGGGCCAACATCAAGCGCGTCGGAATGCCGAAGTGGTCGGACGACGACGTCCGATTTGCCAAGGCGATTCAGCGTGAACTAAAAATGCCCGAGCGTGGTCTCGATACCATCGCTCGCGGGCTGGACCGACCGCCCCCGGCCGCGGAGCGCAGGGGTGGCGGGTCGGATGACATCGGCGACGTCTCGTGGTCGGTGCCGACGGTACAGCTCTTCTATCCCTCGAACGTGCCCGGCACGCCCGGGCACAACTGGGCCGACGCGATCGCGATGGCGACGCCGATCGCTCACAAAGGTGCGACCGCCGGGGCCAAGGCGCTGGCCCTCACCATGATCGATGTGCTGCTGACTCCAGCGCTCGTGACGGCTGCGTGGGACTATTTTCGCAATGAACAGACCAAGGACCTGAAGTACGAGCCGTTCGTGCGCGCCGAGGATCGTCCGGCCGTCGAACTGAACGGGCCGATCCTGGCGCGGTATCGCGACCGGATGCGACCCTACTACTATGACGCAGCCAAGTATCCCACCTACCTCGACCAGCTTGGCGTGAGCTATCCCACGCTGCGCGCGGCCGACGGCAGCTGCGGACCGCGGCCCCGTCCCTGA